From Azospirillum baldaniorum, the proteins below share one genomic window:
- the fdhD gene encoding formate dehydrogenase accessory sulfurtransferase FdhD: MSLATDVAAPTTTHRMTVLRLGPDAAQFCDDAVVEEVPVAIAYNGIVHAVMLATPDDLEEFGLGFSLTEGIIADAEELESLRVVEGCDGIEVRMEIPMERFMALKGKRRSIAGRSGCGVCGVESLQAIARSGQPVPSGGRLSVGAVERALPRFAERQTLHRATGAAHGVAWVNAAGEILAVREDVGRHNALDKLIGWLVRTGVDRRGGFVLTSSRASYELVQKAARLGISGLVAISAPTGMAVRMAESCGVSLAGFARGDRLVVYSHGDRWV; this comes from the coding sequence ATGAGCCTCGCCACCGACGTCGCCGCGCCGACCACCACCCACCGCATGACCGTCCTGCGGCTGGGTCCGGACGCCGCCCAGTTCTGTGACGACGCGGTGGTGGAGGAGGTGCCCGTCGCCATCGCCTACAACGGCATCGTCCATGCGGTGATGCTGGCGACCCCCGACGACCTGGAGGAGTTCGGCCTCGGCTTCTCCCTGACGGAGGGGATCATCGCCGACGCGGAGGAACTGGAGAGCCTGCGGGTGGTCGAGGGCTGCGACGGGATCGAGGTGCGCATGGAGATCCCGATGGAGCGCTTCATGGCGCTGAAGGGCAAACGGCGGAGCATCGCCGGGCGGTCGGGTTGCGGCGTCTGCGGGGTGGAAAGCCTCCAGGCCATCGCCCGGTCCGGCCAGCCCGTCCCCTCGGGCGGGCGGCTGTCGGTCGGCGCGGTGGAGCGGGCGCTGCCCCGCTTCGCCGAACGCCAGACCCTGCATCGCGCCACCGGGGCGGCCCACGGCGTTGCCTGGGTGAACGCGGCGGGAGAGATCCTGGCGGTGCGCGAGGATGTCGGCCGCCACAACGCGCTGGACAAGCTGATCGGCTGGCTGGTGCGCACGGGCGTCGACCGGCGGGGCGGCTTCGTCCTGACCTCCAGCCGCGCCAGCTACGAGCTGGTGCAGAAGGCTGCCCGGCTGGGCATCAGCGGGCTGGTCGCCATCTCCGCCCCCACCGGCATGGCGGTGCGCATGGCGGAAAGCTGCGGCGTGTCGCTGGCCGGCTTCGCCCGCGGCGACCGGCTGGTCGTCTACAGCCATGGTGACCGTTGGGTGTGA
- the fdnG gene encoding formate dehydrogenase-N subunit alpha — MQVSRRQFLKVTAGGLAASSMGVLGFLPSEALAEVRQFRLARAKEIRNTCPYCSVGCGLLMYSLGDGAKNAKAEIIHIEGDPDHPVSRGSLCPKGAGLLDFIHSPNRLKYPEVREAGSNSWKRVSWHEAIERIARHIKDDRDANFVTKTADGVTVNRWLSTAMLTASASSNETGILTQKVMRSLGIVGTDAQARVCHGPTVSALASTFGRGAMTNTWVDISNADFILIMGGNPAEAHPVGFKWAVEAKKRGARIVVVDPRYNRSAAVADEYLPIRAGSDIVFLGGVINWLVANDKIQWDYVRAYTNAAYIVKEGYGFEDGLFSGYDAAKGQYDRSSWNYEVEADGNTAKTDPTLQHPRCVWNLMKAHYARYTPELVEDLTGTPKDGFLRVCQHLGSTAVRDRVGTILYALGWTQHTVGAQNIRTMAMIQLLLGNIGMPGGGVNALRGHSNIQGLSDLGLLSTNLPGYLTLPSEKAHPTFADYIAKTAPKAQAPGQLNFWANTPKFFVSLLKWFWGDKATAENNWGYDWLPKWDKMYDVLQVMDLMHNGKVNGFIVQGFNPLTSFPDARKTAADFAKLKYMVVIDPIATETASFWQNHGEVNEVDTASIKTEVFRLPSTCFAEEDGAIVNSSRWLQWHWKGANPPGEAKTDQEILAELFMAVRTLYAKEGGTAPEPILNLSWPYKNPLEPMPEELAKELNGRALADIPDPKDPTKFLARKGEQIPNFALLRDDGTTMSACWIFAGCWTQAGNQMARRDNTDAGLGNTPGWAWAWPANRRIIYNRASCDPSGKPWDPKRNLISWNGTAWAGADVPDFKVDSPPADGMNPFIMNPEGVGRLFCTDKLVDGPFPEHYEPMESPLGTNPLHPKVVSSPAVRIFKADRERLGTHDQFPYVGTTYRLTEHFQFWTKSVRLNAIAQPEQFVEIGETLAAEKGIQAGDWVQVSSKRGHIKAKAVVTKRIKALKVAGRTVHQIGIPLHWGWETVAKKGFLSNTLPPAVGDCNTQTPEYKAFLVNVEKIGVA; from the coding sequence ATGCAGGTATCACGGCGGCAGTTCTTGAAGGTCACGGCGGGCGGTCTCGCCGCCTCCAGCATGGGGGTTCTGGGCTTCCTGCCGTCCGAGGCGCTGGCCGAGGTGCGCCAGTTCCGCCTCGCCCGCGCCAAGGAGATCCGCAACACCTGCCCATACTGCTCGGTCGGCTGCGGCCTGCTGATGTACAGCCTGGGCGACGGCGCCAAGAACGCCAAGGCCGAGATCATCCACATCGAGGGCGACCCGGATCACCCCGTCAGCCGCGGCTCGCTCTGCCCGAAGGGCGCCGGCCTGCTGGACTTCATCCACAGCCCGAACCGCCTGAAATATCCGGAGGTCCGCGAGGCCGGGTCCAACAGCTGGAAGCGCGTTTCCTGGCATGAGGCGATCGAGCGCATCGCCCGCCACATCAAGGACGACCGCGACGCCAACTTCGTCACCAAGACCGCCGACGGCGTGACGGTGAACCGCTGGCTGTCCACCGCCATGCTGACCGCCTCGGCCTCCTCCAACGAGACGGGCATCCTGACGCAGAAGGTCATGCGCTCGCTGGGCATCGTCGGCACCGACGCGCAGGCCCGCGTCTGCCACGGCCCGACGGTGTCGGCGCTGGCCTCCACCTTCGGGCGCGGGGCGATGACCAACACGTGGGTGGACATCTCCAACGCCGACTTCATCCTGATCATGGGCGGCAACCCGGCGGAAGCGCATCCGGTCGGCTTCAAGTGGGCGGTCGAGGCGAAGAAGCGCGGCGCGCGCATCGTCGTCGTCGACCCGCGCTACAACCGCTCCGCCGCGGTGGCCGACGAGTATCTGCCGATCCGCGCCGGCTCCGACATCGTGTTCCTGGGCGGCGTCATCAACTGGCTGGTCGCCAACGACAAGATCCAGTGGGACTATGTCCGCGCCTACACCAACGCCGCCTACATCGTGAAGGAGGGCTACGGGTTCGAGGACGGGCTGTTCAGCGGCTACGACGCGGCCAAGGGCCAGTACGACCGCTCGTCCTGGAACTACGAGGTCGAGGCGGACGGGAACACGGCGAAGACCGACCCGACGCTCCAGCATCCGCGCTGCGTGTGGAACCTGATGAAGGCCCATTACGCGCGCTACACGCCGGAACTGGTCGAGGACCTGACCGGCACGCCGAAGGACGGCTTCCTGCGCGTCTGCCAGCATCTCGGCTCCACGGCGGTGCGCGACCGGGTCGGCACGATCCTCTACGCGCTGGGCTGGACGCAGCACACGGTGGGCGCCCAGAACATCCGCACCATGGCGATGATCCAGCTCCTGCTGGGCAACATCGGCATGCCGGGCGGCGGCGTGAACGCCCTGCGCGGCCACTCCAACATCCAGGGACTGTCCGACCTCGGCCTGCTGTCCACCAACCTGCCGGGCTACCTGACCCTGCCGTCGGAGAAGGCGCACCCGACCTTCGCCGACTACATCGCCAAGACCGCGCCGAAGGCGCAGGCGCCGGGCCAGCTCAATTTCTGGGCCAACACGCCGAAATTCTTCGTCAGTCTGCTGAAGTGGTTCTGGGGCGACAAGGCGACGGCGGAGAACAACTGGGGCTACGACTGGCTGCCCAAGTGGGACAAGATGTACGACGTGCTGCAGGTCATGGACCTGATGCACAACGGCAAGGTCAACGGCTTCATCGTCCAGGGCTTCAACCCGCTGACCTCCTTCCCCGACGCGCGCAAGACGGCGGCGGACTTCGCCAAGCTGAAATACATGGTGGTGATCGACCCGATCGCCACGGAGACCGCCTCCTTCTGGCAGAACCACGGCGAGGTCAACGAGGTCGACACCGCGTCGATCAAGACCGAGGTGTTCCGCCTGCCCTCCACCTGCTTCGCCGAGGAGGACGGCGCCATCGTCAACTCCTCGCGCTGGCTGCAGTGGCACTGGAAGGGCGCCAACCCGCCGGGCGAGGCGAAGACCGACCAAGAGATCCTGGCCGAGCTGTTCATGGCCGTCCGCACCCTCTACGCCAAGGAGGGCGGCACCGCGCCGGAGCCGATCCTCAACCTCTCCTGGCCCTACAAGAACCCGCTGGAGCCGATGCCGGAGGAACTGGCGAAGGAGCTGAACGGCCGCGCGCTGGCCGACATCCCCGACCCCAAGGACCCGACGAAGTTCCTGGCCCGCAAGGGCGAGCAGATCCCGAACTTCGCCCTGCTGCGCGACGACGGCACGACGATGAGCGCCTGCTGGATCTTCGCCGGCTGCTGGACGCAGGCGGGCAACCAGATGGCCCGGCGCGACAACACCGACGCCGGCCTGGGCAACACGCCGGGCTGGGCCTGGGCGTGGCCGGCCAACCGCCGCATCATCTACAACCGCGCCTCATGCGACCCGTCGGGCAAGCCCTGGGACCCCAAGCGCAACCTGATTTCCTGGAACGGCACCGCCTGGGCGGGTGCCGACGTGCCGGACTTCAAGGTGGACTCGCCGCCGGCCGACGGCATGAACCCCTTCATCATGAACCCGGAGGGCGTCGGGCGGCTGTTCTGCACCGACAAGCTGGTGGACGGCCCCTTCCCCGAACATTACGAGCCGATGGAAAGCCCGCTCGGCACCAACCCGCTGCACCCGAAGGTGGTCAGCAGCCCGGCGGTGCGCATCTTCAAGGCCGACCGCGAGCGGCTGGGCACCCATGACCAGTTCCCCTACGTCGGCACCACCTACCGCCTGACCGAGCATTTCCAGTTCTGGACCAAGAGCGTTCGGCTGAACGCCATCGCCCAGCCGGAGCAGTTCGTGGAGATCGGCGAGACGCTGGCGGCGGAGAAGGGCATCCAGGCCGGCGACTGGGTCCAGGTCTCCTCCAAGCGCGGCCACATCAAGGCCAAGGCGGTGGTGACCAAGCGCATCAAGGCCCTGAAGGTGGCGGGCCGCACCGTCCACCAGATCGGCATCCCCCTGCACTGGGGCTGGGAGACGGTGGCCAAGAAGGGCTTCCTGTCCAACACGCTGCCGCCCGCCGTCGGCGACTGCAACACCCAGACCCCGGAATACAAGGCGTTCCTCGTGAACGTCGAGAAGATCGGAGTGGCGTAA
- a CDS encoding class II aldolase/adducin family protein, which yields MRRSPAHRTDREPTVTDTSGSFVHAGPRIADTGISDAEWQARIDLAAAYRLVAERGWDDLIYTHISLAVPGEPGRFLINPFGLTFGEVTASNLVKIDIHGAIIGDSPHPVNTTGFVIHGAVHAAREDARCVMHLHNEAAVAVSMLKDGLLPLSQHALRFYRDLAYHRYEGLALTDSEKVRLVANLGTRRAMLLHNHGSLVTGRTVAEAFCLMDMLDKACRMQLAAQATGAELVSPPPELCDKTYRQLTADPEPEGELEWPALLRRLDRRCPDYRN from the coding sequence ATGCGACGCTCTCCCGCTCATCGCACAGACCGGGAGCCGACCGTGACGGACACCAGCGGATCATTTGTCCATGCCGGACCGCGCATCGCCGACACCGGCATCAGTGATGCCGAGTGGCAAGCCCGGATCGATCTCGCCGCCGCCTACCGCCTGGTCGCCGAGCGCGGCTGGGACGACCTGATCTACACCCACATCTCGCTGGCCGTGCCGGGGGAGCCGGGGCGCTTCCTCATCAACCCCTTCGGCCTGACCTTCGGCGAGGTGACCGCCTCCAACCTCGTGAAGATCGATATCCACGGCGCCATCATCGGCGACAGCCCCCACCCGGTGAATACCACCGGCTTCGTCATCCATGGCGCCGTCCATGCGGCGCGCGAGGACGCGCGCTGCGTCATGCACCTTCACAACGAGGCGGCGGTGGCGGTGTCGATGCTGAAGGACGGGCTCCTCCCGCTGTCCCAGCACGCCCTGCGCTTTTACCGCGACCTCGCCTATCACCGGTACGAGGGGCTGGCCCTGACCGACAGCGAGAAGGTCCGCCTCGTCGCCAATCTCGGCACCCGCCGGGCGATGCTCCTCCACAACCACGGCAGTCTGGTGACCGGGCGCACGGTGGCGGAGGCCTTCTGCCTGATGGACATGCTGGACAAGGCGTGCCGGATGCAACTCGCCGCGCAGGCCACTGGCGCGGAACTGGTGTCGCCGCCGCCGGAGCTGTGCGACAAGACCTACCGGCAACTCACCGCCGATCCGGAGCCGGAAGGCGAACTGGAATGGCCGGCGCTGCTGCGACGCCTGGACCGGCGCTGCCCGGACTACAGGAACTGA
- a CDS encoding cache domain-containing protein: MLKRLAAAYAESVRLKLLALVLAPLLVGAPVLLMIVWAWGTQGYDQLLVNKVSSDLGTARQFFDRVQMSLRNGLEGVATSHRLALILERGTPADLRRLLEEEAEEHGLDYLLLLDAGGMVRAGGSFAVPADRSGWSVVREALHGYAQHGLEVFAPAELEALNPALRRAAHTPLVPTRAARPDPRNVENHGAEDRGLVIQVAIPFDGPDGRLLGVLEGGVLLNGNQGIVDRLNTIVYQDASLPLGSQGTATLFLGDTRIATNVRLFEGQRALGTRASQAVADKVLDRGEPWLGSAFVVNDTYVSGYQPLADTAGRRIGMLYVGFLESPLRDTLYKALAGLFLLFLLVSGLGTLVGLRGARAIFRPLERMAGVIARIEGGEDSARIGPTASRDELGRLARAFDHLLDSVAARRWELQRSAEELDRKVALRTAALEEANATLRRAQQQLVMNEKLTAIGELTAGVAHEINNPVAVIQGNLDLLREVLGDGIEPVRQEVRLIDEQTRRIHAIVTKLLQFARPGDFAGYAEPTDVNGVLSDCLVLTRHNLNRARVVVTLETRAGGPVEMNRGELQQVLINLIVNAMQAMPEGGRLTLDSRDIGPDDRLPGAEPFEGVLVGVEDTGHGIAAGDLARIFDPFFTTKKQTGTGLGLSISYAIVQRYGGRITVESVPGRGTRFTLWLRRQAVYSDQPTAPFFAAQRITAGG; encoded by the coding sequence ATGCTGAAGCGGCTGGCGGCGGCCTACGCGGAGTCGGTGCGGCTCAAGCTGCTGGCGCTGGTGCTGGCGCCGCTGCTGGTCGGCGCGCCGGTTCTGCTGATGATCGTCTGGGCCTGGGGGACGCAGGGCTACGACCAGCTTCTGGTCAACAAGGTCAGCTCCGACCTGGGCACGGCGCGGCAGTTCTTCGACCGGGTGCAGATGTCGCTGCGCAACGGGCTGGAGGGGGTGGCGACCTCCCATCGGTTGGCCCTGATTCTGGAGCGCGGCACGCCCGCCGACCTGCGCCGGCTGCTGGAGGAGGAGGCGGAGGAGCACGGGCTGGACTATCTGCTGCTGCTCGACGCCGGAGGCATGGTGCGGGCGGGCGGGTCGTTCGCCGTGCCGGCGGACCGCAGTGGCTGGTCGGTGGTGCGCGAGGCGCTGCACGGCTACGCGCAGCACGGGCTGGAGGTCTTCGCCCCGGCGGAGCTGGAGGCGCTGAACCCGGCGCTGCGCCGGGCCGCCCACACGCCGCTGGTGCCGACCCGCGCCGCCCGGCCCGATCCGCGCAATGTCGAAAATCATGGGGCCGAGGACCGCGGGCTGGTGATTCAGGTCGCCATTCCCTTCGACGGGCCGGACGGCCGTCTGCTCGGGGTGCTGGAAGGCGGGGTGCTGCTGAACGGCAACCAGGGCATCGTCGACCGGCTGAACACCATCGTCTATCAGGACGCCTCGCTGCCGCTGGGCAGCCAGGGCACCGCCACGCTGTTCCTCGGCGACACCCGCATCGCCACCAACGTCCGGCTGTTCGAGGGGCAGCGGGCGCTGGGCACGCGGGCGTCGCAGGCGGTGGCGGACAAGGTGCTGGACCGCGGCGAGCCGTGGCTGGGCTCCGCCTTCGTGGTCAACGACACCTACGTGTCGGGCTATCAGCCGCTGGCCGACACCGCCGGGCGGCGGATCGGCATGCTCTATGTCGGGTTCTTGGAATCGCCGCTGCGCGACACGCTGTACAAGGCGCTGGCCGGGCTGTTCCTGCTGTTCCTGCTGGTGTCGGGGCTGGGGACGCTGGTGGGTCTGCGCGGAGCGCGGGCCATCTTCCGCCCGCTGGAACGCATGGCCGGCGTCATCGCCCGCATCGAGGGGGGCGAGGATTCCGCGCGCATCGGCCCGACCGCCAGCCGGGACGAGCTGGGGCGGCTGGCCCGCGCCTTCGACCATCTGCTGGATTCCGTGGCGGCGCGGCGGTGGGAGCTTCAGCGCTCCGCCGAGGAGCTGGACCGCAAGGTGGCGCTGCGCACCGCCGCGCTGGAGGAGGCGAATGCCACGCTGCGCCGCGCCCAGCAGCAACTGGTGATGAACGAGAAGCTGACCGCCATCGGCGAGCTGACCGCCGGGGTGGCGCACGAGATCAACAACCCGGTCGCGGTGATCCAGGGCAACCTCGACCTGCTGCGCGAGGTGCTGGGCGACGGGATCGAGCCGGTGCGCCAGGAGGTCCGGCTGATCGACGAGCAGACCCGGCGCATCCACGCCATCGTGACCAAGCTGCTGCAGTTCGCCCGGCCCGGCGACTTCGCCGGCTACGCCGAGCCGACCGACGTCAACGGCGTGCTGTCCGACTGTCTGGTGCTGACCCGGCACAACCTGAACCGGGCGCGGGTCGTGGTGACGCTGGAGACGCGGGCGGGCGGCCCGGTGGAGATGAACCGCGGCGAGCTTCAGCAGGTGCTGATCAACCTGATCGTCAACGCCATGCAGGCGATGCCGGAGGGCGGCCGCCTGACGCTGGACAGCCGCGACATCGGCCCGGACGACCGGTTGCCGGGGGCGGAGCCCTTTGAGGGGGTGCTGGTGGGGGTCGAGGACACCGGGCACGGCATCGCGGCGGGCGATCTGGCCCGCATTTTCGACCCCTTCTTCACCACCAAGAAGCAGACCGGGACGGGGCTCGGCCTGTCGATCAGCTACGCCATCGTCCAGCGCTACGGCGGGCGGATCACGGTGGAGAGCGTTCCGGGGCGCGGCACCCGCTTCACCCTGTGGCTGCGGCGGCAGGCCGTCTATTCCGACCAGCCGACCGCGCCCTTCTTCGCCGCCCAGCGGATCACCGCGGGGGGTTGA
- a CDS encoding sigma-54-dependent transcriptional regulator: MTMTAPVSTPSDRSAPEGGRMEDQAKPSILVVDDEEGICSFLSRALERRGWRVEVAGSAEEGARTLERIHAEVIILDVALPGRSGLDWLKELMAGGYAGEVILVTAFADMDTAIDALRSGAADFVLKPFRVEQILNSIDRCVERTRLTRENYVLRRQLSKKDNGRDEIVGRSDAMMRLRSLVQRVAPTPSTVLIQGESGVGKELVARALHDLSPRADRPFVAVNCAAISADLIEAELFGHARGAFTGAKDARKGLFYYAHGGTLFLDEIGELSLTLQSKLLRVLEERRIRPVGSEQEVPVDVRVVTATNRDLKAEAAAGRFRPDLFYRLEVMTLTIPPLRQRAVDVPELAALFMRFLPVRLAVPPLTLTPEVTRALMCHSWPGNVRELRNFVERSLLLGEFPLDDLDTANAAAVEAGLAADPSLCAAAVAGNPPCAPCPVRHVRMDGDSDVLPLAEVEKRHILTVLARCDGSKTRAADLLGVSRKTLDRKCVEWGV; encoded by the coding sequence ATGACCATGACCGCGCCTGTCTCCACCCCGTCCGACCGCAGCGCGCCGGAAGGGGGCCGAATGGAGGATCAGGCGAAGCCCTCCATCCTCGTGGTGGACGATGAGGAGGGGATTTGCAGCTTTCTGTCGCGCGCGCTGGAGCGGCGCGGCTGGCGGGTCGAGGTGGCGGGCAGCGCCGAGGAGGGCGCCCGGACGCTGGAGCGCATCCACGCCGAGGTCATCATCCTCGACGTCGCCCTGCCGGGCCGCTCGGGGCTGGACTGGCTGAAGGAGCTGATGGCCGGCGGCTACGCCGGCGAGGTGATCCTGGTCACCGCCTTCGCCGACATGGACACGGCCATCGACGCCCTGCGCTCCGGTGCCGCGGATTTCGTGCTGAAGCCCTTCCGGGTCGAGCAGATCCTGAACTCCATCGACCGCTGCGTCGAGCGCACCCGGCTGACCCGCGAGAACTATGTTCTGCGTCGGCAGCTGTCGAAGAAGGACAACGGGCGCGATGAGATTGTCGGGCGGTCGGACGCCATGATGCGGTTGCGCTCGCTGGTGCAGCGGGTGGCGCCGACCCCGTCCACCGTGCTGATCCAGGGCGAGTCCGGCGTGGGCAAGGAGCTGGTCGCCCGCGCGCTGCACGACCTGTCGCCGCGCGCCGACCGGCCCTTCGTGGCGGTGAATTGCGCGGCGATCTCCGCCGACCTGATCGAGGCGGAGCTGTTCGGCCACGCCCGCGGCGCCTTCACCGGGGCCAAGGACGCGCGCAAGGGGCTGTTCTACTACGCCCACGGCGGCACGCTGTTCCTGGACGAGATCGGCGAGCTGTCGCTGACCCTGCAATCCAAGCTGCTGCGCGTTCTGGAGGAGCGGCGCATCCGCCCGGTCGGCAGCGAACAGGAGGTGCCGGTGGACGTCCGCGTGGTCACCGCCACCAACCGCGACCTGAAGGCGGAGGCCGCGGCGGGGCGCTTCCGCCCGGACCTGTTCTACCGGCTGGAGGTGATGACACTGACCATTCCGCCGCTGCGCCAGCGCGCGGTGGACGTGCCGGAGCTGGCCGCGCTGTTCATGCGCTTCCTGCCGGTGCGGCTGGCCGTGCCGCCGCTGACCCTGACGCCGGAGGTGACGCGGGCGCTGATGTGCCATTCCTGGCCCGGCAACGTGCGCGAGCTGCGCAACTTCGTGGAGCGGTCGCTGCTGCTCGGCGAATTCCCGCTCGACGATCTGGACACCGCCAACGCCGCGGCGGTGGAGGCCGGCCTGGCCGCGGACCCCAGCCTGTGCGCCGCCGCGGTGGCCGGCAACCCGCCCTGCGCCCCCTGTCCGGTCCGCCACGTCCGCATGGACGGCGACAGCGACGTGCTGCCGCTGGCCGAGGTGGAGAAGCGCCACATCCTGACCGTGCTGGCGCGCTGTGACGGCAGCAAGACGCGCGCCGCCGATCTGCTGGGCGTGTCGCGCAAGACGCTGGACCGGAAATGCGTGGAATGGGGGGTGTGA
- a CDS encoding formate dehydrogenase subunit gamma — protein sequence MKTSEKLIQRYCAAERINHWIVAVCFVLLAISGLAFFYPAFFWLTGVFGTPQLARIVHPFVGVVMFLAFARQFFRYAHHNLINKEDVKWMMSVKEVMKGNEVGDIGRYNGGQKGMFWVMVLCMILLLVSGAIAWRPYFAGYFPIPIIRIALLVHAASALVLIASIIVHVYAALWVQGTIRAMVEGVVTHAWARKHHPRWFRQVTGKETGH from the coding sequence GTGAAGACGTCGGAAAAGCTGATCCAACGCTATTGCGCCGCCGAGCGCATCAACCACTGGATCGTGGCGGTCTGCTTCGTTCTGCTCGCCATCTCCGGGCTGGCCTTCTTCTACCCGGCCTTCTTCTGGCTGACCGGCGTGTTCGGCACGCCGCAGCTCGCCCGCATCGTCCATCCCTTCGTCGGGGTGGTGATGTTCCTGGCCTTCGCCCGCCAGTTCTTCCGCTACGCCCACCACAACCTCATCAACAAGGAGGATGTGAAATGGATGATGTCGGTGAAGGAGGTGATGAAGGGCAACGAGGTCGGCGACATCGGCCGCTACAACGGCGGCCAGAAGGGCATGTTCTGGGTCATGGTGCTGTGCATGATCCTGCTGCTGGTGTCGGGGGCGATCGCGTGGCGGCCCTATTTCGCGGGCTATTTCCCGATCCCGATCATCCGCATCGCGCTTCTGGTCCATGCCGCCAGCGCGCTGGTGCTGATCGCCAGCATCATCGTCCATGTCTACGCCGCTCTGTGGGTGCAGGGCACGATCCGCGCGATGGTTGAGGGTGTGGTCACCCACGCCTGGGCGCGCAAGCACCATCCGCGCTGGTTCCGTCAGGTGACCGGCAAGGAAACCGGGCATTGA
- the fdhE gene encoding formate dehydrogenase accessory protein FdhE — protein sequence MTASSSDAPISEAAMSEAAMSEATAAAMAAAGLVPGQSPAPLRLPGAAIFARRAARLLALAEGHAMGDWLRFVATLADAQTAVAATPATLPPEEQWAADLRALAARLDSLSGGARDALTALAASDTDTLEALAGRWAGDALEDGDLAAAPFLAAAFQTAWTRHAAALDPASVTTHATATACPVCGGAPVAGVLQVGMESGGLRYLHCGICHTAWHHVRSSCVACGDGKDVSQRFVEGADGTEANGAVRAETCDACHSYLKLLFLDKAPGLDPVADDLATLALDLLLGEEEYRRIGVNPFLAVAG from the coding sequence ATGACCGCCTCCTCCTCCGACGCCCCGATTTCCGAAGCGGCGATGTCCGAAGCGGCAATGTCCGAAGCGACGGCCGCCGCCATGGCCGCCGCCGGTCTGGTGCCGGGCCAGTCGCCGGCCCCGCTGCGCCTGCCCGGCGCGGCGATCTTCGCCCGGCGGGCGGCGCGCCTGCTCGCGCTGGCGGAGGGGCACGCCATGGGCGACTGGCTGCGCTTCGTCGCCACGCTGGCCGACGCCCAGACGGCGGTGGCCGCCACCCCCGCCACGCTGCCGCCGGAGGAGCAATGGGCCGCCGACCTGCGCGCCCTGGCCGCCCGGCTGGACAGCCTGTCCGGCGGCGCGCGCGACGCCCTGACCGCGCTCGCCGCGTCCGACACTGACACCCTGGAGGCGCTGGCCGGGCGCTGGGCCGGCGACGCGCTGGAGGACGGCGACCTCGCCGCAGCACCCTTCCTGGCCGCGGCCTTCCAGACCGCCTGGACGCGCCACGCCGCGGCGCTCGATCCGGCGTCGGTGACCACCCATGCCACCGCCACCGCCTGCCCGGTCTGCGGCGGCGCGCCGGTCGCCGGCGTGTTGCAGGTCGGCATGGAGAGCGGCGGCCTGCGCTATCTCCATTGCGGGATCTGCCACACCGCCTGGCACCATGTGCGCTCGTCCTGCGTGGCCTGCGGCGACGGCAAGGACGTGTCCCAGCGCTTCGTCGAAGGGGCGGACGGCACGGAGGCCAACGGCGCGGTGCGGGCGGAGACCTGCGACGCCTGCCACAGCTATCTGAAGCTGCTGTTCCTGGACAAGGCGCCGGGCCTCGACCCGGTGGCGGACGACCTCGCCACCCTGGCGCTCGACCTGCTGCTGGGCGAGGAGGAGTACCGCCGCATCGGCGTCAACCCGTTCCTGGCGGTCGCCGGGTAA
- the fdxH gene encoding formate dehydrogenase subunit beta, which yields MALQSLDILRRSATPTPTPQARNPQEVAKLIDTTVCIGCKACQVACSEWNELRAEVGTCVGVYDNPTDLSSQAWTVMRFNEVEEKGKLEWLIRKDGCMHCADPGCLKACPSPGAIVQFKNGIVDFHQENCIGCGYCISGCPFNVPRLSPADSKAYKCNLCSDRVAVGQEPACVKTCPTGAIQFGSKEDMIEVAQTRITDLQSRGYDQAGLYDPAGVGGTHVMYVLHHADKPTLYSGLPDNPSISAVVGVWKGMLKPLATLGVAAAGLFGFFHYITVGPNRADDEDEAEHGTPPVPPAQGTKHAHGIKNEERENAL from the coding sequence ATGGCACTGCAATCCCTCGATATCCTGCGCCGGTCCGCCACCCCGACGCCGACCCCGCAGGCCCGCAACCCGCAGGAGGTGGCGAAGCTGATCGACACCACGGTCTGCATCGGCTGCAAGGCCTGCCAAGTCGCCTGCTCGGAATGGAACGAGCTGCGCGCCGAGGTCGGCACCTGCGTCGGCGTCTACGACAACCCGACCGACCTGTCCTCGCAGGCCTGGACGGTCATGCGCTTCAACGAGGTGGAGGAGAAGGGCAAGCTGGAGTGGCTGATCCGCAAGGACGGCTGCATGCACTGCGCCGACCCCGGCTGCCTGAAGGCCTGCCCGTCGCCGGGCGCCATCGTGCAGTTCAAGAACGGCATCGTCGACTTCCACCAGGAGAACTGCATCGGCTGCGGCTATTGCATCTCCGGCTGCCCGTTCAACGTGCCGCGCCTCAGCCCGGCCGACAGCAAGGCGTACAAGTGCAACCTCTGCTCCGACCGCGTCGCGGTGGGGCAGGAGCCGGCCTGCGTCAAGACCTGCCCGACCGGCGCCATCCAGTTCGGCAGCAAGGAGGACATGATCGAGGTCGCCCAGACCCGCATCACCGACCTCCAGTCGCGCGGCTACGACCAGGCGGGCCTCTACGACCCCGCCGGGGTGGGCGGCACCCACGTCATGTACGTGCTGCACCACGCCGACAAGCCGACGCTCTACTCCGGCCTGCCGGACAACCCGTCGATCAGCGCCGTCGTCGGGGTGTGGAAGGGCATGCTGAAGCCGCTGGCGACGCTGGGCGTCGCCGCCGCGGGCCTGTTCGGCTTCTTCCATTACATCACGGTCGGCCCGAACCGCGCCGACGACGAGGATGAGGCCGAGCACGGCACGCCGCCGGTGCCGCCCGCCCAGGGCACCAAGCATGCCCATGGGATCAAAAACGAGGAACGGGAGAACGCGCTGTGA